The Deltaproteobacteria bacterium region TCCACGATCTTGCGGGTCATCGGCCCCGGGCGTGGCACCCATTTGGTGAACGCCTGCATGTCCGCCAGCGCAGCTTCTCCTCGGGTGGCGAGGAGCTGGCGGCGGAATTCGCCGATGAAGTCTTCCGCCGGGCCGTAATGGTCCGCAAGGTCCCACGTCGTGAAGCCGGCGTCATGGTAGTCGAACATATTGCTGACCGCCGCTTTGGGATCGATCCGGCCATGCCCGCCGGAGACCTGCCACATGCCGTTGAGCACGCGGCAGATACGCAGGTCGGGAGTAAACTGCAAGGTCGCCTGTGGCGGGAATGGCATCGGAGCCTCCTCTAACAACTAACGACTAATCACTACTCACTAACGACTAAAAACTACTCCTGAAACACATTGATCTCCAGCGCGGCAAACGACTGGTCGCGTAAGGGAAGAACCTTTTGGTATTCAGGGTCGTTATACCAAGCCTGCGCAGCAGCCAGGTCTGGGAAACGCACCACGATGCCAACTTTCCAGGACTGGCCGCCGTGCAGCGAGGCAACACCGGCACCGCGTGTGACCACTTGCCCGCCATGCTTGGCGATGACGGTTCGCGCCACCTGTTGGTACTGTTGCAAAGTGTCGGCCTTTTCGGGAATGGGGTTGCCTTGGACGAGAACGAGTACACTCATGAGAGCCTCCTTATGATAACGATTGGGCTTCTTGTAGCGGTCTGTCCCGCGCTTGTCCAGAATGATCTGCCTTTGACAAGCCGGATATGAGCAGGTAGGAAAGCCCAAGCCGCAGAAGGAACAGAAGGAGCAGAGTTATGAGTGAAACCTTTAACGCAGTTGTCGCCGAAGACGTTGGCGGGAAGGTGCAAGTGTCGCTGAAACAGTTGAGAACCGCTGACTTGCCCGAAGGCGATGTGACGATCCGTGTGGCATACTCGACCATCAACTATAAAGATGGTCTGGCGATTACCGGTAAGGCCAAGATCGCCCGCCGTCTTCCCATGGTCTGCGGTATCGACCTCGCCGGAACGGTGGAAGAGTCGCAATCGGCTGCTTATAAGCCTGGAGACCACGTGCTGATTAACGGCTGGGGGTTGAGCGAGTCGCATTGGGGGGGATTCAGTCAAAAAGCCCGAGTGAAGTCGGATTGGTTGGTGCCAGTACCGACACCGTTTTCTCTTGAACAGGCGATGGCGATCGGCACGGCGGGCTATACCGCGATGCTGTGTGTAATGGGCATCGAACACGCCGGCGTGAAGCCGAGCGAACACGAAATCATCGTGACCGGCGCTGCCGGTGGAGTCGGGAGCGTTGCCGTCGCACTACTGGCAAAACTGGGCTACAAGGTGGCGGCGTCAACCGGTCGTCCAGAACTGAAAGACTATCTGACTGGACTCGGCGCTGCGACGATTGTCGAACGCGCGGCGCTGGCGACTCCCTCCGGGCGTCCGCTCGATGCCGAGCGCTGGGCGGGTGGCGTGGATTCTGTTGGCGGTGAGACGTTGGCCTCCGTGTTGCGATCCACACGATATGAAGGAGCGGTGGCTGCGTGCGGACTGGCTGGTGGGACGACTCTGCCGACTTCGGTGATGCCGTTTATTCTGCGCGGCGTGAGTCTGATTGGCATCGACTCCGTCATGTGTCCCAAAGCCAAACGGCTGGAAGCGTGGCGGCGGCTGGCGCAGGATCTGCCGATCGAGAAGCTGGAAGCGATGACGACGGTCGAGCCTATGTCGAAACTGGCGGAGCTGGCACCGGCGATTCTGGCCGGTCAGACCCGCGGTCGTGTGGTGATCGATGTGAATGCCTAGTGAGCAACGAGTAACGAGTGAAGAAGGAGCAAGGCAATGGAAATCAAAGGTCTGGGAGCTGTTGTGACCGGTGGCGGTTCCGGCTTAGGAGAAGCCACGGCGCGGGCGTTCGCGGCCAAGGGTGCGCAGGTGGCGATTCTCGACTTGGCCAAGTCGAATGGTGCTGCCATCGCCAAAGAACTTGGCGGGAAAGCGTTCTTCGTGGAAACCGACGTGACTAGCGGCGAGCAAGTTGCTGCCGCGATCGATACAGCCGTGGCGTCTTTCGGTGCGATTCATGTCGCGGTGAACTGTGCCGGGATTGGGACGCCGGGGAAAGTCCTGGGCAAGGACAACGTACCGCTGGAGCTAGAAACCTTCCGCCGCGTGATCGAGATCAATCTCATTGGCACTTTCAACGTCATTCGTCTCGCTGCCGCGCAGATGGTGAAGAACGAGCCGAACAGCGAAGGCGAGCGCGGCGTTTTCATCAACACGGCATCGGTGGCGGCCTATGATGGACAGATTGGCCAGCCGGCGTACTCCGCCTCGAAGGGTGGGGTGGTGAGCATGACTCTGCCGATCGCCCGCGAGTTCGCCCGCGAGGGGATTCGTTGTGTGACGATCGCGCCGGGGTTGTTCGAGACGCCGATGCTGATGGGGTTGTCGGAATCCGCCCGCAAATCGTTGGGGGCGAGCGTGCCGTTCCCGGCGCGGCTCGGGCGTCCGGACGAATATGCGTCGTTGGCGTGTTACATCGTCGAGACCACGATGCTCAACGGCGAAACCATCCGCTTCGACGGCGCGATTCGCATGGCACCGCGGTAAGAGGCTGTCGGCAAACTTTTGTTGGTGGGCAAAAGCGAAACGTTGCTCACCTGACCTGAGAGGCTGGGGCTCGGTTGACTCGCCCCAGCCTACAGCGCTCTTCGCCATAGGCTTCGCGTGTATCCTCGCGGGTAAGCAGGTCACCGCCGAAGACACCGCTCGCGGGTGGTGATGCGGTGGAGCGTAATGATACTCAGCCAGGCCTCCTCCTGTGGGCCTCGTACCAATGCAACTCCGCTTGGCGAATCTCGCCGTTGGGAAATCGTACCCGTCCCTCTCCTTTTAGTTTTCTCCAGCGACGGCCACCAATTAAGTTTCAATCCGACTCACAAGCTCTGGAATCAAACGCTCGACTGGAATACGCACTTGCTCTAACGTATCGCGGTCGCGCAGGGTCACGGTGTTGTCCTGCATCGTTTGATGGTCCACAGTGAGACCGAATGGGGTACCGACTTCGTCTTGGCGGCGATAGCGCCGACCGATGGACCCGGCTTGGTCGTAGAAAACGGCGAATCTTTCTTTCAGAAGATCGCGGATTGCCATGGCCTTTTCCGGATGTCCGTCTTTTCTCAGCAAGGGGAAAATGCCGACTTTAATCGGCGCGAGCCTCGGATGCAGACGCAACACGATGCGCGCTTCTCCCTCCTGGACGTCTTCATGGTAGGCGTCGAGCAAGGTAATCAAGAGAATCCGATCGACTCCTGCCGCTGGCTCGATCACATACGGGCGGTATCGTTCTCGTGTTTCTTCATCGAAGAAGGTGAGATCTTTGCCACTGAAATCGCTGTGTTGGCGCAGATCGAAATCCGTGCGGTTGGCGACGCCCTCAAGTTCTCCCCAGCCAAACGGATACTCATACTCGATATCCGTGGTGGCCTTGGAATAGTGCGCTAAGTCTGCTTTGGGATGGTCATAGAAACGGAGGTGCGCCGGCGTAATGCGCAGCCGGTCGGTGTACCACTTCATCCGCTGCTCGCGCCAAAATTCGAACCATTCGTCGTCCGTTCCGGGTTTGACGAAGAACTCCATCTCCATTTGTTCGAATTCGCGCGTGCGAAAGATGAAGTTGCCAGGGGTGATTTCGTTGCGGAAGGATTTTCCGATCTGGGCGATGCCGAACGGCGGCTTCAAGCGACTGGCCTGCTGTACGTTCACGAAGTTCACGAACATGCCTTGGGCGGTCTCTGGGCGCAGGAACGCGACTGCGGCATCTTCTTCGACCGGTCCCACGAACGTCTTGAACATCAGGTTGAACTGGCGAGCATCGGTGAAATCGCACTCCAGTCCTTTCTGGCATTGGCGTTCTTCCCGAGTCGGCGGGAGTTGATCGGCGCGAAACCGACGTTTACAAGCGCGACAATCGATGAGCGGGTCGGAGAAGCCCGCGATGTGACCCGAGGCTTCCCAGACCCGTGGATGCATAAGAATCGCGCTCTCGATGCCCACCACGTTGTCGCGCGCCGTGACCATGTAGCGCCACCACGATTCGCGGATATTGCGTTTGAGTTCGATGCCAAGCGGGCCATAGTCCCAGGTGCTGGCGAAACCACCATAAATTTCGCTCGAAGGGAAGACAAACCCGCGTCGCTTACACAGATTGACAATTTTTTCCATTGTGACCGACATAGGCCAGAGCCCTATCATTCCCCCGGTAGGGCGTCAACAGAACTGTTGCAGGAGGTGCATAACAAAATCTTGCTTTTGGGAAGAATTGTCCACAGTAGGGGCGAGGTTACTCGCCCCTACAACTATGCGTCACCGAGCACCTGTGTCTGTTCGAGAAAGACGCGGGACTTGAGCGGGCGGTGGAGATGGCGCGACAGCATATTCCCCGCCAAAGCCCGCAGTTCCTTGTACACCCGTGGCGGTGCCGAGGAGGCCAACACCGTTGCTATGGAAGTGCGCCGTGTTTCCCCTAAAAATCGCACGGTTTCGGTCGAAAGCGCCAGAGTCGAGCCGCCGTCTTCACGACATCGCGTACACAGCACTCCGCCCAGACTAGGCGAGAAGACCCACGTGGCCTCGCCACGGATCATCTCGCGTCCACATTGCTGGCAGTCGGTGAGGTGCGGGGCATAACCGGTGTGCGCTAACAAAAACAGTTCAAACGCCGGAAGGAAGCTCGACGAAATGGCGGCCACGCTCTCGATCGTTTGCAGACCATCTAACAAGAGCGTGTACATTTCTTGCCCGGCTTCCCGCCCCGAGACCATGACATCGACGAGTTCGCACATGTAGCTGGCCAACGCGAAGCGTTGCAGATCGCGGCTCGGCCCGCGAAAGCTTTGCACTAAATCGCAGCCGAAGATGAAGGCGAGTTCGTCCGCACGACTGGGGCGAAAGCGGAGCTGCACATGAGTAAACGACTCAAGTACGTTGACGAAGCGTCGCCGCGAGCGTTTCGCCCCTTTGGCAATGCCCGTGACTTTCCCCCAATCTTTGGTGAGGAACGTGACAATTTTGTCGGACTCACCATGTGGCCGACTCCGGAGCACGATAGCCGCCGTGCGTTCTTCGATCATTTGTAATTGCCTTGACACTCTGAAAGGTGGTTCTTACATTCCGGCGAAGACATTGTCTCTGAGAGTAGAATAAAAAAGACTCCGATTTTCACAAGAGGTAGGATGCATGGAGAACGAACAATCTGAGCAAGATTTGCTGTCTGAGCAAGATTTGCCGCCGGCAAAAGTAGTAGGGCAGTCCCAAGACCCGGCACAATCAGAGGGAGAAGATAAAGAACCGTTACTGGCGAAACTCGCCGAGAAAGAGGCCGAAGCAAAGGCCAATCTTGAGCTGTTCATTCGGGAACGAGCCGAGCTAGAGAATTTTAAGCGGCGCATGCAACGAGAACAAGCCGACTCGATCCGCTTTGCCAACGAACCGTTGCTTCGTGACTTGTTGCCGGTGCTGGATAACCTCAACCGCGCGGTCAGCCATGCCCAAAGCGGGAGTAGCCAATCGCTGGTGGACGGCGTCACCCTGGTTGGGCGCTCTTTCTTAGAGACGTTAGAAAAGTATGGTGTGGTGCGGATCATGGCGAAAGGCGAGACTTTCGATCCCACCAGACACGAAGCCATGGCGCAGGTCGAAAATGCCGAAGTGGCACCGAACTCGGTCGTCGATGAGTATTGTCCAGCCTACCTCTTGCACGGTCGTTTGTTACGTCCTGCTTTAGTGACGGTGGCGAAAGCGCCTGTCGTGGAAACGAAAATAGAAGAATAAGAAAAAGTTGCACCCTCATCAGTTGATGATTACATGATGACAGGCCGTCGAGAGCGGTGCGACAGGAGCCGTTTACGGCTTTTGTAAGGAGAATTAGGTATGGCAAAGGTTATCGGTATCGACTTAGGAACGACGAACTCGGTGGTCGCCGTCATGGAAGGAGGCGAGCCGAAGGTTCTCACCAACTCGGAAGGAAGTCGGATCACACCGTCGGTGGTCGCGTTTACGGACAGTGGCGAGCGTCTTGCCGGACAAATTGCTCGCCGTCAGGCAATTACCAATCCAGAGAACACGATTTTTTCCATTAAGCGTCTCATCGGACGCCGCATTAACGACGCCGAGGTGCGCAAAGCCAAAGGGCTGTTGCCCTACAAGATCGTTGACGCAGAGAATGATGACGCTTGGGTGGAGATTCGTGGGAAAAAATACAGTCCGCCGGAAATCTCTGCCTTCATCCTCCAAAAGATGAAGCAAACCGCCGAGGATTATCTCGGGGAAAAAGTCACAGATGCAGTGGTGACCGTGCCGGCGTACTTCAACGACTCGCAACGCCAGGCCACGAAAGATGCTGGACGTATCGCCGGTCTCAATGTCTTGCGGATCATTAACGAACCGACCGCAGCCTCGCTCGCATATGGCCTCGATAAAAAGAAGGATGAGAAGATCGCTGTTTTCGATTTGGGTGGCGGCACCTTCGACGTGTCGGTGTTGGAAGTCGGCGATGGCGTGTTCGAGGTCAAATCCACCAATGGCGACACGTTCCTGGGTGGAGACGATTTTGACCAGCGCATCATCGATTACTTGGCCGACGAGTTCAAGAAAGATCAAGGCGTGGATCTCCGCAAAGATCGGATGGCACTCCAACGGCTGAAAGAAGCCGGCGAGAAAGCCAAAATTGAGCTGTCTTCTTCCATGGAGACCGATGTCAACCTGCCGTTTATCACGGCGGATCAAAGCGGACCGAAACATCTCACCATGAAGCTCACCCGCGCGAAGCTCGAAGCGTTATGCGCGGATCTGTTCGACCGCCTCGAAGGCCCGTGTCTCACCGCGCTAAAAGACTCTGGGCTGACGGCTCGTCAGATCGACGAAGTGGTGCTGGTGGGTGGGATGACACGCATGCCGGCGGTGCAAGAACGAGCGCGGAAGATCTTCGGGAAAGAGCCGCATAAAGGCGTTAACCCCGACGAAGTGGTCGCGATCGGAGCCGCCGTGCAAGGTGCCGTGCTCAAAGGAGAAGTGAAAGACGTTCTCTTGTTGGATGTGACGCCGCTCTCTCTCGGCATCGAAACCCTCGGCGGTGTGTTTACCCGCTTGATCGAAAAGAACACCACGATTCCGACCAAGAAGAGTCAGGTGTTTTCCACTGCCGCAGAAAGCCAGACTGCAGTGACTATCCGTGTCTTTCAAGGCGAACGTGAGATGGCGGCGGATAACAAGCTGCTGGGACAGTTCGATCTCGTCGGCATTCCTCCCGCGCCTCGTGGTGTTCCGCAGATCGAAGTTACCTTCGACATTGACGCGAACGGCATCGTCCACGTGAATGCCAAGGACTTAGGCACCGGCAAAGAGCAGTCGATTCGTATTACGGCATCCAGTGGTCTCTCCGAAGGTGAGATCAAACGCATGGTCGACGATGCGCAATCGCATGCAGAAGAAGATAAGCGGAAACGCGAGCGCATCGAAGCGCGCAACCAACTCGATTCCTTGATTTACTCGACCGAGAAGTCGCTCAAAGATCATCGCGACGATGTCGAAGCGACCACTGCCTCGGCGATCGAGGCGGCGTTAGAAAAAGCGAAGAAAGCCATGGAAGGCGAAGACCTCGACGCGATCAAATCGGCTATGGACGAGCTGACGCAAACTTCTCACAAACTTGCTGAAGCCATGTACGCCAAAGTCGCGAAAGAACAGCAAACTGGGGCGAAAGATACGTCAGCGGAAAATGGGAAAACGGCGGGCGGCGAAGAAGGCAAAGACAACGTCGTCGATGCGGATTTTGAAGAGGTGAAGTGACACGGCGCCGCTGCACATCGGCGTCCTTTGAGCCCTCACTGTTCCCTCTCGCGGGAGCGTGGGGGCTTTTTGTTACAGGGGCAGGGGCGTGACGTATGGCCACAAAAGCCGATTACTACGAATTACTGGGTGTAAGCCGCACCACCAGCGATGAGGAATTGAAGAAGGCGTACCGTAAAGCCGCGATGCGCTATCATCCGGATCGCAATCCTGGCGACAAAGCCGCCGAAGAAAAATTCAAGGAATTATCTGAAGCGTATGCGGTGCTCAGCGACCCTGAGAAACGCGCACAATATGACCGTTACGGGCATGCGGCCTTCGAGCAAGGCAGCGGTCCTGGATTCGGTGGCTTCGATTTCTCCGGCAACTTCGACGATATTTTAGGCGGTATTTTCGGCGACATCTTCGGTGGCGGGGCTGGACGTGGCGGACGACGCGGCACCCGCCGTGGAGAAGACCTGAGCTACAACCTGGAGATCTCTTTTGAAGAAGCTGCCTTTGGGACGGAAAAAACGATTT contains the following coding sequences:
- a CDS encoding DUF1330 domain-containing protein, encoding MSVLVLVQGNPIPEKADTLQQYQQVARTVIAKHGGQVVTRGAGVASLHGGQSWKVGIVVRFPDLAAAQAWYNDPEYQKVLPLRDQSFAALEINVFQE
- a CDS encoding oxidoreductase, coding for MSETFNAVVAEDVGGKVQVSLKQLRTADLPEGDVTIRVAYSTINYKDGLAITGKAKIARRLPMVCGIDLAGTVEESQSAAYKPGDHVLINGWGLSESHWGGFSQKARVKSDWLVPVPTPFSLEQAMAIGTAGYTAMLCVMGIEHAGVKPSEHEIIVTGAAGGVGSVAVALLAKLGYKVAASTGRPELKDYLTGLGAATIVERAALATPSGRPLDAERWAGGVDSVGGETLASVLRSTRYEGAVAACGLAGGTTLPTSVMPFILRGVSLIGIDSVMCPKAKRLEAWRRLAQDLPIEKLEAMTTVEPMSKLAELAPAILAGQTRGRVVIDVNA
- a CDS encoding 3-hydroxyacyl-CoA dehydrogenase → MEIKGLGAVVTGGGSGLGEATARAFAAKGAQVAILDLAKSNGAAIAKELGGKAFFVETDVTSGEQVAAAIDTAVASFGAIHVAVNCAGIGTPGKVLGKDNVPLELETFRRVIEINLIGTFNVIRLAAAQMVKNEPNSEGERGVFINTASVAAYDGQIGQPAYSASKGGVVSMTLPIAREFAREGIRCVTIAPGLFETPMLMGLSESARKSLGASVPFPARLGRPDEYASLACYIVETTMLNGETIRFDGAIRMAPR
- a CDS encoding glycine--tRNA ligase, yielding MSVTMEKIVNLCKRRGFVFPSSEIYGGFASTWDYGPLGIELKRNIRESWWRYMVTARDNVVGIESAILMHPRVWEASGHIAGFSDPLIDCRACKRRFRADQLPPTREERQCQKGLECDFTDARQFNLMFKTFVGPVEEDAAVAFLRPETAQGMFVNFVNVQQASRLKPPFGIAQIGKSFRNEITPGNFIFRTREFEQMEMEFFVKPGTDDEWFEFWREQRMKWYTDRLRITPAHLRFYDHPKADLAHYSKATTDIEYEYPFGWGELEGVANRTDFDLRQHSDFSGKDLTFFDEETRERYRPYVIEPAAGVDRILLITLLDAYHEDVQEGEARIVLRLHPRLAPIKVGIFPLLRKDGHPEKAMAIRDLLKERFAVFYDQAGSIGRRYRRQDEVGTPFGLTVDHQTMQDNTVTLRDRDTLEQVRIPVERLIPELVSRIET
- the recO gene encoding DNA repair protein RecO, whose product is MIEERTAAIVLRSRPHGESDKIVTFLTKDWGKVTGIAKGAKRSRRRFVNVLESFTHVQLRFRPSRADELAFIFGCDLVQSFRGPSRDLQRFALASYMCELVDVMVSGREAGQEMYTLLLDGLQTIESVAAISSSFLPAFELFLLAHTGYAPHLTDCQQCGREMIRGEATWVFSPSLGGVLCTRCREDGGSTLALSTETVRFLGETRRTSIATVLASSAPPRVYKELRALAGNMLSRHLHRPLKSRVFLEQTQVLGDA
- a CDS encoding nucleotide exchange factor GrpE, yielding MENEQSEQDLLSEQDLPPAKVVGQSQDPAQSEGEDKEPLLAKLAEKEAEAKANLELFIRERAELENFKRRMQREQADSIRFANEPLLRDLLPVLDNLNRAVSHAQSGSSQSLVDGVTLVGRSFLETLEKYGVVRIMAKGETFDPTRHEAMAQVENAEVAPNSVVDEYCPAYLLHGRLLRPALVTVAKAPVVETKIEE
- the dnaK gene encoding molecular chaperone DnaK, with the translated sequence MAKVIGIDLGTTNSVVAVMEGGEPKVLTNSEGSRITPSVVAFTDSGERLAGQIARRQAITNPENTIFSIKRLIGRRINDAEVRKAKGLLPYKIVDAENDDAWVEIRGKKYSPPEISAFILQKMKQTAEDYLGEKVTDAVVTVPAYFNDSQRQATKDAGRIAGLNVLRIINEPTAASLAYGLDKKKDEKIAVFDLGGGTFDVSVLEVGDGVFEVKSTNGDTFLGGDDFDQRIIDYLADEFKKDQGVDLRKDRMALQRLKEAGEKAKIELSSSMETDVNLPFITADQSGPKHLTMKLTRAKLEALCADLFDRLEGPCLTALKDSGLTARQIDEVVLVGGMTRMPAVQERARKIFGKEPHKGVNPDEVVAIGAAVQGAVLKGEVKDVLLLDVTPLSLGIETLGGVFTRLIEKNTTIPTKKSQVFSTAAESQTAVTIRVFQGEREMAADNKLLGQFDLVGIPPAPRGVPQIEVTFDIDANGIVHVNAKDLGTGKEQSIRITASSGLSEGEIKRMVDDAQSHAEEDKRKRERIEARNQLDSLIYSTEKSLKDHRDDVEATTASAIEAALEKAKKAMEGEDLDAIKSAMDELTQTSHKLAEAMYAKVAKEQQTGAKDTSAENGKTAGGEEGKDNVVDADFEEVK